The Nitrospirae bacterium YQR-1 genome segment GTTGATGTTTTATCCAACATTTGGTTAATAAGTGGCATATCTATTTTGGGTAGCAATGGAACTGACTTTCCTATATTCAATGCACTTCCATTAGTAATAGTTGTCCTTATATCTTCATAAATCGATTCTATTCTATTAGCTTCAAATTCCTTATATATGAGTCCAGATATATTGGAAAATAATTCAACACCGGATTATTTTAGTAACAAGACCTTATTCCTACCAATTAGGCCATGGAAAAAGCCTAATTCATGTATAACATTTTGTCTAGCTCTATCTTCACCATCATCAGATGTAAGTAAAACCAAAGCAAAATCACAATCTCTTCCATATTTTTCGAGTTTTTCTATTATTGTTAAGCCATCATCAGGTTGCTCGGCAAGTATTACTGGAGTTAAGCTTAATTTGTTGGCTATAAAATCTTTTAACTTTAATTTTACAGTATCATTGTGACCGTGGCTAACAAATATCTTCATAATATATACCTCATAAGCTATGAAATATTTGAATTCGTTTCAATGAATATATTCAACAACATAAATGGAATAAATCTCATCCTCTTTTAAATTTATACAATTGATAGCATTCTGTCAAGTCAAGTGTTAAGGTTGTTTGCCTTTTGTCATCTTTATACATTTTTTGTCAGGTAGGTCAGGGCTCTCACGAAACCTTTCCCCCTTAAGAACCGTACATGAGAGTTTCCCCTCATACGGCTCAAGCCTATTAAATGCCTGTTTAAGGACACGGCTTCACACCTTCATTAAGGCTTTGGATTGAATAACAGGACTCATATGGATTGAAGTTCTGTTTCACTTTTATGTGTCGTACTATTTTTGTTTTGGTTGCTAAAAGTAGTTACGTGAGTTTTGTGCCGAATACCCGGTCCCTACTCCCTTTTCTCGTGAAATACTTGCTTTTAATCCATGCAGAGGATTTGTTATTTTATGGTTGTTTTTCTTTGCTTTTGCAGAATCGTTTTTGTTTGATTCTGTAGAATTATCTGATTGTTTGGCTTTTTGAATCTCAAGCCATTTACGGTTTAGCTCTGAATATCTCTTGCCTTTCTCATCCGGATGAAGGTAATCTGTTTTAATTGCAATTATCCAAAAATGTAACTTGTTTTTTATTATGGCATCCCTTGCTGAATTAACCACGCCAAAGACATCCGAGCCGGAATAGTCCTTTGTGCTTGACTGGACACCGTCAGTAACAATAATTCTTGTATTATGCATGGTAAAATTATCATGTTTAAATATATCAGCTAAGCGGGTTTCAACATCTTTATACTCTTTTAAATCCAGCATTGAATCAAGATTACCCGCCTTTTTAGGATCGCTTACGCCTTTACCTACTTTTGAAACATATGTTTCTTTTATATTATTTTTACTGAGATTGAATAAAAGATAATTTCTTTTAAGGAATTTCACAAGATTTGATTTTTCGGGTTCGTGTGCAACATAACCCTTAACAGGAATAGATACATCCCAATAAATAATAGCAGTTTTGTTTGTCATAGGGGCGTTTTTCGATACTTTTGATGAATTGTCTGTTTGTGTGTATGATTTCTTATTTTGTTGGTAATAACCTTAAACCTTGAAAGTAAATCTTTATCATATGCTGCCGGATATGTAAAAACAATTTTATATAAAAAATTTATTCCTGAAAATAATGCAGGGATTAGAACATAAAGATTAGAGTTCATTAGTAATGTTTACAGGGCAAGGCTTAAGCCATTTATGTTATCCTAAGCACAAATTTGTTGATGGTAAAAAAACCTTAAACACAAAAGCTTGCAAGGAGTTTATACAGTATGACTGCTAATTTAAAAAGAACAGCCGTAGTCGTTTTGTTTTTTGTCTTTACGATTATACTCTATAAATATACGCTCAATGAGCCGTACCATTTCGATTCGGTTCTTTACTTGCAAAGCGTTGACGTCTTTAAGGAATCGTCACGCTTTGAGTGTTTTTTCGGCGCCCGATGCTTAAGTTCTTATATCTTAATTCCCCTTTCCGTCTTTATAGGCTCTAAAACCCTCCCGGTCACTACCGCTCTTACCGCCCTGCTCGCTCTGCTCTTTTATTACCTATGGATAAAAAAACTTTTTGGTTTCAATGAGGGCTTTCAGGCCGCTGCACTTTTTTTCTTTACACCGGCGTGCATCATAACCGTCACTCATCTCAAGGAAGATTTCACCGCTTTTGTGTTTCTCTTTGCCGCTTTTCTCACTGCCTCTAAAGATAAACCTGTGTTTATGCGCCCCCTGTCAGGGCTGCTCTTTGGCCTTGCCCTCGTTTCCAAGGATATGCCGTTTATTTTTTTCCCTTTTTATCTTGCTTACCTCTACATTACGAGTGCTACATTCCAACAGTCTTATATGAAACTACTTTCTAAACAAAACCTGATTGCAGGCGGCGGAAATATCCTGATTGCCCTGTCTCTTTCTATGATTGTATCGTTTGCCATTGACAAACACCACTTCTTAAATCTTTTTAATAAGACCGCATCCCCTTATGACGGTCAGTTTATGGGTGTTTTCTCTCAAATGCTTCCTGTGGGGCTGGCATCATGGAAACACGGAGTCGGGGAGTTTCTCTTTGTCTTACAATTTATATCCGTTGCCGCCCCATTCTTAGCTGAAACTAAAAAAGAAAAACTCATCTATGCCCTCTTTTGTATCCAGTTTATCGCCCTGTCCGTGTTTATTTCCAATCTCACCGTTGTTAAGTACCGGCACTACGTGTGGACATCGTTTCTGTGCCTCCCGCCTATGCTCTTTACCATAAGGACACTGCTTCTGAATTTTAAACTTAACGAAAAAATCACGGCTGCCACCATGTACACAGTCTTTGGAATAACTGCAATTTCACTTTTTTTGTCAACACTGCCCGTACTTGACTTCCACAGCCGATATAACCCCGTTTCATATATTTACAAAAACTCCGGCATCGATAAAAATAACTCCATAGTGCTTGGCGTTGACCAATGCGTGTTTGCACGCCATTTTAGTGGCCTCACCTGCGCCGTACACCCTATTGACCCGTCTGAGAAAGAGGCTCTTGCATTTGCTGAGGAGGTTAATAAGTATCTGGATGAGGGTAAAAACGTCTATATCCTACCTGATTTTTTCTCATACGACAGACACAGAAACATGGAAAAACTGTTTGCCCCGAAATTCCGGTATGCCGCCGGTAAGACCGTCCTCTACAGCGATTTCCACTACATGGAGTACGGCTACAGCCTTAACCAATATATGGACAAGCTCAGCCGCACTTATTCCGTAAAAACCGGCACCCCCTGCGAGGCCCCTTACAGTAAAACTGCATCTGAGACTTTTTACGACGAAAAGGGCTCGCCGCTCCCCTTTGATATATACTTCTATAACGTGTTTTGCAAAGGTTTTTCAACTTCCCATAAGGTGTTTGTTTATAAGGACAGGGCTATCCCCGATTTAGGGGTTCAATCCATTATGAAAGTTCAAAAACCCGGATAACATGTCTGTCAAATAGCTTTCATAAAATATTTTTTCTTTTTTTAACACCGGGAATATTATAATGTTTGACAATTTGATTGAAATGTTATAACGTATTAAATAATATAGGTTTTTAATATGAAAAGAGCATGGAACTAAAAGAACGCTCAGGGCTGGGCTGTAACGGTTATTAAGGATAACGATAGTGATTGAGGAGTTTAGGAAACAAGGAGGTGCCTGATGGCGCAGGGGATTGGTGCATTGCCTGAAGTACTGAAGGTAGGCACTAACGAGATGGAGTTGGTTGTCTTTAAAATGTTTACAAGCCGCGAAAGTGGTGAAACGGAAACAAGGATATATGGCGTAAATGTTGCTAAGGTGCGGGAAATTATTCCTATGCCTACATTAACCACAGTGCCGGATACACCCAATTATGCCGATTCGATGGCCGAGGTCAGAGGCGAGGTGATTCCCATAATAGACTTGGGACGCTGGATGAAACTAAAAATGCCTGATATTGAAATCCGCCCCAAGGTGATTGTCCTTGAAATGCTCGGTACAACTGTGGGAATGATAGTTCATGATGTTGAGAGAATCCGGCGAATTAAG includes the following:
- a CDS encoding nucleotide-binding protein, with protein sequence MKIFVSHGHNDTVKLKLKDFIANKLSLTPVILAEQPDDGLTIIEKLEKYGRDCDFALVLLTSDDGEDRARQNVIHELGFFHGLIGRNKVLLLK